Sequence from the Neorhizobium sp. NCHU2750 genome:
GGTCGGTTACTGCGGTCACCTTGCGTGGCATGCCGAACGACGTCTACTTCCTCGTCGGGCTGATCACCATTATCGGCCTGTCGGCGAAGAACGCCATCCTGATCATCGAGTTCGCCAAGGACCTGCGGGCGGAGGGGCGCACGACCTTCGAGGCGACGGTCGAGGCCGCGCATCTACGCTTCCGGCCAATCCTGATGACGTCACTGGCATTCACGCTGGGTGTCGTGCCGATGGCTATTGCCACGGGCGCGAGTGCCGCAAGCCAGAATGCGATCGGCACAGGCGTGCTTGGCGGTATGATTTCCGCAACCATTCTGGCGATCTTCTTCGTCCCGGCTTTCTTCATGTTCATCATGAGGTTGTTCGGCGGCGCGCGGAAAGAGCCGCTGACCCGCGACAGAGGCGAAGTAAAGGGCGAGATGCCGAAACATTGAACGATGTTGAACCCGAAAGCATTCAAGCTTTCGGGTTCGGTCATTATTCCGCCTGGGGTTGGGGGCACCGCAGGCTGGATAAGAAGGAGGAGGCATGAGACGTACCAAGGCCGAAGCGGCGGAAACGCGGTGTTCCATTCTGTCCGCGGCAGAGCAGCTGTTTTTCGAAAAGGGCGTGGCCAACAGTCCGCTCGATGAGATCGCCAATGTCGCAGGTGTTACCCGTGGCGCGATTTACTGGCATTTTGAAAGCAAGAGCGAGTTATTCCTCGAACTCTACAACGCAGCCCAATTGCCCCGGGTCAATATGGCGGACATCGATGATCCGCTCGATGTGGGCGAAGATCCTTTCGCCAGGGTGGAGAAGATGGCGTGCGACTGGCTGGACATGCTCGTCACTGACGATCACCGCCAACGCCTCATCTCAATCCTGCTCAGAACCAATTTTACCGAGGAATTCGAACCCGTACGACAAGCGCTTGAGGCGCTCGATCGCGAGCATACGCTTCATCTTGAAGCTTCTCTGGCGCGCGTTGCGCGGCTGGGGGCTCTTGCGGATGGCTGGACGCCTCAATCTGCCAGCAAGGCATTCAAATGGATGATGAAAGGTATCTGCTGGGACTGGCTGCTTTTCGGCCAGAAATTCGACCTGGTCGCCGAAGGGAGCGACAAGGTCAGGCGAATGCTCTCGAGCTTCCGCGACGGGCAAGCTTGAATGTAACGCAATGGCAATCAAGTCGAATGATTGCGCGTGTCATCGGTTTTCCGCCGAGCGGCTGTGCCACTGCGGGCCGCTGCCCCTCCCGCTCAAGAGCCATGTTACGCTCACCTGAAGCAGTCCTGCCATCATGTCAATGCGGCTTGCACGCGGCTCGTCCCTGTCGTTTTCCCAGGCCGACCATGTGTCCGGTTGGACGCCGAGGACCTTTGCCGCTTCATCTATGGTAATGTCGCGGGCATCACGCGCAAGCGATATGCGGCCGCCCAACGTATCGTCCACCCCGTAGAACGGCTCGAACTTTCTATTGCTCATCAAGGTTATCCCCTTAGCCAATGATGCCGCCGCCTTCACGGGCGGCGGCACATTAACCTCTTAGCCTTCGTCACCGACCCAGGCTTTGATCTGGTCCGGATGATCCTTGATGTATTTGTCGATCGCCTTGTCATAAGATGTCTGCTGGGCGTCGAACATCGCGGCTTCCAGGTCAGACAGCGGCAGCTTCATGCGCGACAGGAAGGCGGCGACCTTCGGGTTGTCGGTCTTGAAGTCCTTGCGGGCCAGGATGTCGACATGTTCGGCTTCACCGAGCGACTTCTTCGGGTCGGCGATGTAGCGTAGCTTGTACTTGCCGAACATCCAGTGCGGGCTCCACGAGGTGGCGACGAACCATTTCTTCCCGCGCTCGGCCCGATCTACCGTCGTCAACATGCCGGCCTCGCTGGAGATCTGCAGCTTGTAAACATCAAGGCCGTAGTCCTTCAGAGCCTGCTGCGACAAACGCGTCAGGCCGGCGCCAGGATCGATGCCCTGCACGGTGCCAGATAGCTTCTTTTGAACCTCGGGCTTCTTCAAGTCCTCGATCGAGGCAATCTCGCTTTCGGGAATATAGTCGGGAACGATCCAGCCGAGCTTGGCGCCATCGTAGATGGTTCCGAGTGTCTCGACCTTGTCCTTCACCTTGGCGAAATAGTCGGCATGGGTGGCCGGCAGCCAGGCCATCATCATTGCGTCGAGATCACCACGGCTGACGCCCTGATAAAGCGGGGCTACATCGGTCTGCACCAGTTCTACCTTGGTGTCGAGCTTGTCTGTGATCAGTTTTGCCGCAAGTTTGGTGACGAATTCGGCGTCCGACCATGCGGCCCAGCCGATCTTCACCGGCTTGGCATCCGCAGCCATGGTTGGCAAGGCGGAGCCGGCGAAGAGGGCCGTGGCCAAGCCCAGAGTGGCGGTCAGTGTGGCGCGGCGGGTCAGGCCGGTGGTCGAGAAAGTCTTCAGCATTCCTGCTCCTTTTGGGAGGTTGGGGATCGACGGGTTCAGCGCCCGCCATGGGTGGCGTAAGGGCTGGCTCAGGCGGTTGCCGTTGCTAGTTCCTCGCGCTCATTCTTCCTGAAAAGTACCGACCAGAAGGCGGCGCGGGGCTTTCCGAGGCTTTGGGTCAGTCGATCGAGAATGACCGCCAGGATGACGACGGCGAGGCCGCCTTCGAAACCGGTGCCGACATCGAGACGTTGGATACCGGTTAGAACCGTGTTGCCGATGCCGCCGGCACCGATCATCGAGGCAATTACGACCATCGAAAGGGACAGCATGATCGTCTGATTGATGCCGGCCATGATGGAGGGCATGGCGTTGGGTAGCTGCACCTTGAAGAGCAGTTGGGCCGACGTGCAGCCAAACGCGTTGCCTGCCTCGATGAATTCCGCATGCACCTGGCGGATGCCGAGATTGGTGAGACGAACGACCGGCGGCATGGCAAAGATGACGGTCGCGATCGCACCCGGAACAGCGCCAAGCCCGAAGAACATGGCGGCTGGTATGAGGTAGACGAAGGCCGGCATGGTCTGCATCAGGTCAAGGATCGGCCGTACGATGGCGGCAATCGAATCCCGCCGCGCCATGGCGATGCCGAGCGGCAGGCCGATGACCATCGCCATGAGCGTCGAGGCGATCACCAGCGACAGGGTCTGCATCATGTCACCCCACAGGCCCATATGGTTGACGAGCCAGAGGGATGCGGCCGTCAGCACGCCGAATCCGAGCCCTACGCGCCAAAGCGAAAGAGCAACGAAGATGGCAATACCCAATGGCATCGGGACCGCTGCCAGCGCATCCTGAATGGAGCCGGTAACGAAGCCGATAACGGCGGCGATGACGTCGAGTGCGGGCGAAAAATTGTCAAGAACGTAGTTGACGGCGGCGTCGATGCCGTCACCGATATCGAAATTCATGATCTGTCTCCGGTGGTTGGCCGGTTATTTGGAGAGGCTCAGGATACTGCGTCGGGATCAGCTGGCGCGGTCGAGCGTTTCGAGAAGCGTCGATTTGCTGATGGAGCCGAGATAGCGTTTGCTCTCGTCGATGACGGGAACCGGCCATGGGCTGGCGGCCACCTTGCCAAGCACATTCGACAGAGGCTCATCGGCCGGGATCGGCTCGATGTCCGGCAGGAAGGCGCCGCGATAGGGATCGGCAGCCTTGCTGCGGATCTTGTCGACGAGGGAGGTCTGGCTGACCACGCCATGATAGGTCTTGTCGCGGCCGAGAATGATCGCGTATTCGCGGTCAAAGTTCTTCATCCGCTCCAGCGCCGCCGCCGCGGTCGTGCCCTGTCGCTCGATGATGGTGATCTGCGTCTTGCGCGCGACATCTCCGGCCTTAAAGACCTGGCTGACGTCGACATTGCGGAAGAAGGAGCGGACGTAGTCATTGGCGGGGCTCATGACGATCTCGTCCGGGGTGCCGACCTGAATGACATTGCCGTTTTGCATGATGCAGATCCGGTCGCCGATCCGCATGGCCTCATCGAGGTCGTGGCTGACGAAGACGATGGTACGGCTCTGCTCGGCCTGCAGGCGGACAAGTTCGTCCTGCATTTCGGTACGGATCAGCGGGTCGAGCGCCGAAAAGGCTTCGTCCATCAGCAGAATGGTTGGCTCGCTGGCTAGCGCGCGGGCAAGGCCGACGCGCTGCTTCATGCCGCCGGATAGCTGGTCGGGCATGCTGTCGGCATAGCCGTCGAGACCAACTGCTTTCAGTGCCGCGAGCGCCTTGGTCTTGCGTTCCGCCTCACTGATTCCGGCCACTTCCAGCCCGAAGGCTGCATTGTTCAAAACCGTGCGGTTGGGCAGAAGCGCGAAGGACTGGAACACCATGCTGATGTCGCGGCGGCGAACGTCGATGAGCTCGCGACGGGACATCGTGGTGATATCGCGGCCATCGATCTCGATCGATCCGGAGGTTGGTTCGATGAGCCGGTTCAACAGGCGAAGAAGTGTGGATTTCCCCGAGCCTGAAAGGCCCATGATGACGAAGATCTCGCCGGCCTTGATGTCGAAGCTCGCATCGTTGACGCCGACCGAGCATCCGGTGGCAGCGTGGATTTCAGATTTCGTCTTTCCGGCACGGATCATGTCCAGAGCCTTGTCGGGCCGCTCACCGAAAATCTTGTAGACGTTCTTGAGACTGATCTTGGTCGAAGTCGGTTCTGCCGACGCGGCGGTTTCAGTTGCAAAAGCCATTCAATCCTGGGCCCGTACTCGATAGTACGGACATTCTCCTTCTGTGATGTCCTGAAAATGGCGCCTGTATTATCCGGCGCCAAAGGATATCTATAAAATAACATGCGAAAATTACAGTATTTCCGCTGTGGGTGCGCATCATTCTCAGTGAAGTCCAGATATCAGAGAATATGCGTCAAGCAGTAGGGGTCTTTTGGTCGCAATCCGTAGCCAGATTTGCGCCCTGATCGCCCG
This genomic interval carries:
- a CDS encoding helix-turn-helix transcriptional regulator produces the protein MSNRKFEPFYGVDDTLGGRISLARDARDITIDEAAKVLGVQPDTWSAWENDRDEPRASRIDMMAGLLQVSVTWLLSGRGSGPQWHSRSAENR
- a CDS encoding glycine betaine ABC transporter substrate-binding protein, which gives rise to MLKTFSTTGLTRRATLTATLGLATALFAGSALPTMAADAKPVKIGWAAWSDAEFVTKLAAKLITDKLDTKVELVQTDVAPLYQGVSRGDLDAMMMAWLPATHADYFAKVKDKVETLGTIYDGAKLGWIVPDYIPESEIASIEDLKKPEVQKKLSGTVQGIDPGAGLTRLSQQALKDYGLDVYKLQISSEAGMLTTVDRAERGKKWFVATSWSPHWMFGKYKLRYIADPKKSLGEAEHVDILARKDFKTDNPKVAAFLSRMKLPLSDLEAAMFDAQQTSYDKAIDKYIKDHPDQIKAWVGDEG
- a CDS encoding TetR family transcriptional regulator gives rise to the protein MRRTKAEAAETRCSILSAAEQLFFEKGVANSPLDEIANVAGVTRGAIYWHFESKSELFLELYNAAQLPRVNMADIDDPLDVGEDPFARVEKMACDWLDMLVTDDHRQRLISILLRTNFTEEFEPVRQALEALDREHTLHLEASLARVARLGALADGWTPQSASKAFKWMMKGICWDWLLFGQKFDLVAEGSDKVRRMLSSFRDGQA
- the proV gene encoding glycine betaine/L-proline ABC transporter ATP-binding protein ProV, which gives rise to MAFATETAASAEPTSTKISLKNVYKIFGERPDKALDMIRAGKTKSEIHAATGCSVGVNDASFDIKAGEIFVIMGLSGSGKSTLLRLLNRLIEPTSGSIEIDGRDITTMSRRELIDVRRRDISMVFQSFALLPNRTVLNNAAFGLEVAGISEAERKTKALAALKAVGLDGYADSMPDQLSGGMKQRVGLARALASEPTILLMDEAFSALDPLIRTEMQDELVRLQAEQSRTIVFVSHDLDEAMRIGDRICIMQNGNVIQVGTPDEIVMSPANDYVRSFFRNVDVSQVFKAGDVARKTQITIIERQGTTAAAALERMKNFDREYAIILGRDKTYHGVVSQTSLVDKIRSKAADPYRGAFLPDIEPIPADEPLSNVLGKVAASPWPVPVIDESKRYLGSISKSTLLETLDRAS
- a CDS encoding proline/glycine betaine ABC transporter permease, which gives rise to MNFDIGDGIDAAVNYVLDNFSPALDVIAAVIGFVTGSIQDALAAVPMPLGIAIFVALSLWRVGLGFGVLTAASLWLVNHMGLWGDMMQTLSLVIASTLMAMVIGLPLGIAMARRDSIAAIVRPILDLMQTMPAFVYLIPAAMFFGLGAVPGAIATVIFAMPPVVRLTNLGIRQVHAEFIEAGNAFGCTSAQLLFKVQLPNAMPSIMAGINQTIMLSLSMVVIASMIGAGGIGNTVLTGIQRLDVGTGFEGGLAVVILAVILDRLTQSLGKPRAAFWSVLFRKNEREELATATA